One part of the Candidatus Eremiobacterota bacterium genome encodes these proteins:
- a CDS encoding acyl carrier protein: protein MASDTLDRVKKIIVEQLGVEANEVTPEASITDDLGADSLDQVELVMAFETEFGIDIPDEEAEKIKTVGDAVQKIDAVAAAKE from the coding sequence ATGGCTTCCGACACTTTGGACCGCGTCAAGAAGATCATCGTCGAGCAGCTCGGCGTCGAGGCGAACGAGGTCACGCCCGAAGCGTCGATCACCGACGATCTCGGCGCGGACTCGCTCGACCAAGTCGAGCTCGTGATGGCGTTCGAGACCGAGTTCGGGATCGACATCCCGGACGAAGAAGCCGAGAAGATCAAGACGGTCGGCGACGCGGTCCAGAAGATCGACGCCGTCGCCGCCGCCAAGGAATAA